The genomic stretch TGTCCAGGGGTGATGGGACAGTCCTGGAAGCGTCCCCAGGCTCCCAGTGGCACAGGAGAGGTGCCTGCCAAGAGCTGGCCCTGGTGAATGGCCATCCACTGAGCTTTGCCCCATCACAGGGATATGGGGACCTTGGCAACATTGAAGAAATGGGgtgatgaaaactgaaaatctgatgaaaaattaatgtatgCCTTGGTTAATCTTGGTGCTGTGAGCTATAGCTGAAATTCAGCGTGTCAGAGCCCTGTGGGGATCAGGAGGGGTTTCACACACGGGCCCTGAGCACTCAGGTGtctgtgcacacctgtgtgACCTGTGTGGAGTTCACTGGCCACATTCAGCCCATCTAAAGGGTCAAACTGCACAAAACCACCCAGTCTGTCCCACCTCTGCAAAGCCCTGTTCCTTCCCTCTGGCTGTACATGGGTATCCCAAAAGGGGCAACTTCCATTCCCATCAGGAAATCACTCCCACTGCCTCTCTGGCAATCATTCCCCTCATTCTTTACTGTTTGTACCTTTGGATACTTCTGAGCCATCATCACATTTTCAAGAAGtctattttttatctttcttccaGAGAAACCATCACCATTCAACAAAAAATATAACACCAAGGCTTTTTGATATGGTCAGGTAGCTTGGGctttttttattcctcatttttattttaaataattatatgaAAAAGAAGTTTGAAGACTTTTGCTGTCTAGTATGATATGTTTACAGTCTGCAGACCACAACTGCATTTCAAGCAAATGCTCTTGCAAACAGTAAGTGTTTTATACAAAGCAGTGCAATTTGTTAGGTACAGATTGATCGTCTGGCTACAGGCAAACTTTGAAAGCTGTCACATACAGCGCTTTTATTTTAAGCTTGTTACTGGCTTTAAATACAGAACTCAGATTTGTATCTGAATGCCTGTGGATAAGCTGTGGATAACCACAGAAATAATGTGTCCTAATGCCTGGCTCAGGATGCTCATTGCAAGAACACTGGAAACtgaaaggcaaataaaataacAAGTGTGCTTGTGCCAACAGCTGGTTTGTTTGTTACTCATTCAGTATTAGGTGTTCAGCAAGATGCATGAGTGGCAAAGTTTATTCTTAGTAGCCATAGAGGAGAATGAGCATTTATCACTGAATAAAGTCTGACATTTTACATTCTCCCAAGCTCCAGCTCCACGGGGATTTTTTGGAGCTGGCTCTGTTGGGTTGGCTGCTGCTTACACCTATGCCAGGAGAGAGGATGCACTGTAACCTATGgtgttgctttgctttgtgtgtTTTGCTGACACACATGTGCCCATTCCTGTCAGGGGTTTTGGGAATGCCCCAGGCCAGGCCCAGGTGCCTGTGTGGATTTATCTGATGGGGTctccaggcccagctccctgtgtggaTTTATCTGATGGGGGatgccaggctcagctccctgtgtgGATTTATCTGATGGGGactccaggctcagctcccttTGTGGATTTATCTGATGGCatctccaggctcagctccctgtgtgGATTTATCTGATGGGGGatgccaggctcagctccctgtgtgGATTTATCTGATGGGgtctccaggctcagctccctgtgtgGATTTATCTGATGGGGTCTCCAGGTTCAATTCCCTGTGTGGATTTATCTGATGGGGACTCCAGGCTCAGTTCCCTGTGTGGATTTATCTGAGGGGGACTCCAGGCCCAGCTCTCTGATTGGATTTATCTGATGGCATCTCCAGGCTCAATCCCCTGTGTGGATTTATCTGATGGGGattccaggctcagctccctgtgtgGAGTTATCTGATGGGGTCTCCAGGCTCAATTCCCTGTGTAGATGTATTTGATGGGGGactccaggctcagctccctgtgtgGATTTATCTGATGGGGACTCCAGGCTCAATTCCCTGTGTGGATTTATCTGATGGGGTCTCCAGGTTCAATTCCCTGTGTGGATTTATCTGATGGGGTCTCCAGACTCAGCTCCCTGTGGGGATTTATCTGATGGGgtctccaggctcagctccctgtgtgGATTTATCTTCTGGGGACTCCAGGTTCAGTTCCCTGTGTAGATGTATTTGATGGGGactccaggctcagctccctgtgtAGATGTATTTGATGGAGACTCCAGGTTCAGTTCCCTGTGTAGATGTATTTGATGGGGActccaggcccagctccctgtATGGATTTATATGACAGAGActccaggcccagctccctgtgtgggTTTATCTGCTAGGGATGCCAGGCTCAGTTCCCTGTGTAGATGTATTTGATGGGGGATGTCTGTCCCTCCAGGACCAGGCTGTCAGTCTCATTGAAGGTGTCActctccctggagcagctgccattCTTGGCCCGGCTCAGCCGCGACTGCAGCCGCTCGTGCTCCTTGCGCAGCTCGGAGTAGGAGTGGGAGAAGGTGTGGAAAATGGAGGTTGCAGGGAAGGACATGATGAGGATCCCGCTGAGgatgctgctcagagccaccATCTGTCCCGGCACGCTGCGTGGCACCATGTCCCCGTATCCCACGGTGGTCATGGAGATGATGGCCCACCAGTAGGACGCGGGGATGCTGGTGAACTCCAGCACCCTGCCCGACTCGTTCTCAGCCAGGTACACCAGCGGGGAGAAGAGGGTGACGGCCACgcacaggaagagcagcagcaggccgAACTCGCGGGTGCACTTGCGCACGGTGAGCCCCAGCGTCTGCAGGCCCAGCGAGTGCCGCGCCAGCCGCATCACGTACAGGATCCTCAAGGCACGCAGCACCCGCAGCACCAGCCCCACCTTCTCCAGGTACGTGTTGCTGCTCGGCCTGTCCTCCTCCTCGCTGGAGTCGTCCTCGGAGAAGATGAGGGAGGCGTAGTAGGGGGAGATGGCCACGAAGTCAATGATGTTCAGGGGGCCTTTGAAGAACTGACACTTGCTCCTGGCCTGGATGAAGCGCAGGCAGAACTCCAGGGAGAACCAGGCCACGCAGATGGTCTCGATGACAAAGATGTAATAGCACTTCTGGGAACACTCACCCTGGAAGTGAACAAAAGAAAGTCTTACAGCCTTATTTACCAAAATAGGGGTATTGGTCTATAttgatactcaactgtgatgggcaaaagactctctaacaatttaaagttacaaagtgaatgtttattcagcactgggcagcagtgtggggtaaccccctaatacacactgcaaaattacaggtggtcacaaagtctgtttattgacaaaaagttcaaacaaatacatattcataataccagcccctcccatccctgcttcccatggtaattagctggaatggctaTTAAacagcgtggttggcttcttgaattaagtctgggctcgttttttgtggggaggggtcttagaaggaggaagtaaggtgagtcttccccaccctgaccttttctatcaatgacaatacaaatggctttggggcaactccagttttgcaaagaatgagtttctggttgcaattgtttgtgttctttggacctaactactagtttcatcctttcccattgcaagcacagctaagtaatcaattatttaagtttcaggtaactatctcaagcccagtttcttttaacttttaactaaaatcctaatttctttaagattagtgtttcaagcCAGTGGGGGATACTGGTGAAAGCCAGGGAAAGATGCAGCTTgggttgtgtttgtttgttctcCCTTGCACAGGGCCCTGCAAAGGAccacaaacacttttttttttcctaagtttaAAAAGGGGGACTTGTGGATGCTGTGGAGAGCTAAGGATAAAGAAACTTGAGTCTTTCTCAAGCTActcaaagcaaaacagaagagaaataatgaaTAACAGAGATTAGCACCTGCTGTTGGCACAGGAGGATGCGTGGCAGAGGTGATGTTTGGGTGGAAGCATGTTTGCAATGGGTGTTGCCTTCCTCAATTGTCCCTATCCTCAATTCCACAATCTAGTCTATAAAAGTGTGATTGCTTCTttaataaattgcttttcttctgcctctgaAGGAAGGCTCTGTAGTGACAAACCAGCACCCAAAAACACTGAGGGAGAAGCAATATGAATCTGCCTGAGTAGCAGGGATAAacaaagcccagctcacaggCAGTGTGGCAGCTGTCCTTCAGTTGTGTACAGAGAATACTGAGCACATGAAATAGCTGAACAAACAGATCTACCAACCTGCCTCGTTTTACTGTGCTGCTTCTTCCAACATACCTGAATGAAACCTATCTATATCTAAAGCCTGGCATGCAGGCTGTAATTCCTGAATAATTCCCACTTTCTGCTGCACTTGGGAATAACAAGTCTTTTTGTGTATAGAATTGGCCAGTAGAGGTTCCCCCTCAGGAGTGTGTTTAACCCTGCCCAACCCTCAGAACAATTCAGCTCTGTAACACCACTTGGGGATTGTTCCTTTCTGCACAGTAAGCTGTCCAGCCCATATTTTACCCCTAAAATGAAACACCACAGAAGCTAATGAAggcctggccctggcagggctctgtgcagggtcaggctgTGGCTCCATTTGCACTCAGTGCTGAAGTGCATTGatgtttgcagagctgctgactgGGCTTGATGAGATTGCCTGCAATCAGCACTTGTGTTGTGCAGTGCTCACTCTTTCTGAGCCCTCAATTCTTTGTACAgtgcagcctgggctctgcacagACCTCACACCACTGATGTGGCCTCTCAATTATTCATTGCTCCCATCAAGACTTACTTAATTTTTTGTTAGCTGGGCTGAATTTCCAGTACATCTGTTATTTATTTGCCTTTAGACATTTGCAGGTGACATTGCTCTCAGATCATCATGGGGTTTTCCCTATCCCTTCCttagaaaatagaagaaaataaattttgtttgtgGCAAGGTTTAACCATTAAGATACATGGAGTCTTTTGAACTGAGTGTGAAGTTTCAAAATTTCAAGGTGTAGCAATGAAGAGACTGTTTTGGAGATTTTAAATTCCTGCCACCCTCAGTGACCTCAGTATTCCCTATGGAAATTTATATTTACTTAGTGAAGGCAATTTATGCTGTCAGCATAATGAGAACATGCTCATTGACTTCACATTGGGAGATGGATTTCATCCCAAGAGTTTGTATGTGAATGTTTTATACATTAGGAACATTTGTATATATTATGGAATGCACCTGACTTGATTTATGTAGAATATCCCTCTCTAATGCCAGTCTCTTCTAACATTCTTCATCCTTTTGAATATCCTGTTCAAAAGCAGCAAATACTGAAATAAGGGGGGTGGGAGTGAGGAGAAGGAAATATCAAGCACCAAAGCCAACTTCTGTTTTTCCCAGTAGTTTTGAGGATTTTTACACCTCAGTGTTTTATGTTGCTCTCAGAACTGCTGTCCAAAAAGAGGCAGAACACATTGCCTTCAGATATCTGTTCTCACCAAAATACTGATACCCCTGTGTCAGTGTGagatttcaatttatttttttttgccaccaCATTCCATCACAGACTTTCAGTATGGCCCAAATACCCTGGtccattttttcctaaatatccAATAAAGAAATCTCTTTATGACACAACAACTTCTCAAAAATTCCTCTTTCTGAACAAACCAGGCACATTTGGATATTCTGGTGTTCAGCACCTGCCAACACAAACCACAACAAACTCCCTCCCTTGACCTCACCATTAACTAGAGTAGAATTCTGGGGTTTTATTTCCAGATCTTGGAGACAAATTTGCACTGagctctctctcctcctgctgcagttttGCTCATGGTGGAGTGGGAGCTCTGAAATCTCCAGGCTGGTGCTGATTGTGAGCAAGAGGGGAAGATGaggttttatttataaatgacCACAGCATGTTTTGGGAGGGCTTTTTCAACAAAACCATCAGACTTCAATCTGTACTCAGCCTGTCACTGACTTTGATGGGAGTTATGACAGGCCCAGCAGTGAGTATGTAACTCTTTATACTTTATTCATCCTGCAGATTTACTTTTCAACAATGCAAGAATTTATCAGGATTTATGGAACTTGCCTCCAGCAGAAATTCTACAACCTGTGATATTAATGTAATAAAATGAGTGCCTGGTATTGATCTTCTGTATGAAATGGGCATTTGGCTCAGCAATGAATGAAACAATATTTTGAGTGTAAAAAGATATTTACTGAGCCTGGTGCCTGAAATATTGAGTGGTTTCTTAGATTTATAAACTACCTCAAAGAAGCAAAGGAGTTGTTTCATACTCCTCTACCACCAGAGATAGTCAAAAATTCAAACTTCCTTTTGATTATCCCCCTCTGGTGTATAAGAGAGTGgcttattttctgtcttttcttatGTGCTGGAGTTTATGGTGTTACAGTGAGATTGCTCATTTTAGGATATTTCTGTTAAATTCTccttaaataggaaaaaaaatgtaggttcataataaaatagaagaacATTATTATTGATTCCAGTCAACCCAGTTCCCTCAGCAGCCAGAGGAAATGGGTGCCCAGGGCAACTCTCCTGGATTCTGTTTTCCTCTCACAGGATCCCAGAAAGGTTTGAgtagaagggaccttaaagacaaGGCTGcttcaacctggccttggatacttccagggatggagcagcaaaaaagaaatttattcaCTAATTGTGAATTCCAGCTAAATGTGCTTGAGATATGTGCCACTCACAAGGCAAAAAGAGATAAATTTCCCAGCCTTTTAGTTTGCCAGGAAACATTAATTAAAGTGTAATGACTTGTAGGATAACAAACAAAATcagatcccagagctgtgcagcactAGCTTAACTTACAACAGATATAAATCTCATCTAGTGAAAATAATATCTTTACATGCATCAGTAATTCTAGTTATGCCCAGAGAGACTGAAACAGAATTTCCCCTGAAGAATATATCTGTCATCTCTCCATGCGGGTTTCCAGATGCtgctcactttttaaaatacattgtaaacaagaaaaaactttaTTATCATTGAATAACTGTATGACACCACCAAGGAACTATTGTCATTCCTTCAGGGtctgctctgtgctcttcaTTTGAGTCCCACCTGCCTGCATTCTAAGACAATTGATAATTAAAATATCCTTTGGAAAACTTGTTCTGAGCCATTACCTGATCCACCAATTATTTTCCACTGCCAGAGATTTACCCCACTCCCTTTTGCAGTGGGTATTTACCCTTTATTCCTTCTTAATCTGAAGTACAACGAGGAAAGAAATCCTGTTATTCCCATTACATTGGGAGTGCAGCTGTGTGAGGATAAAATTGGTTTGGTACCAACTCTCTGCCCTGGGTGTGACTGACTCTAAGTGGAAGTTTATTGGCAGCAATCTGAGCCTGTTTTCTGTGGTGtgtaatttgggatttcccacaATCTATAAACCTCTGGGAGGCAAAACAAGCTAAACTACAGCATTTCCTGTGATCTTCCTGTGCTTGCCAGGGAGCTCTGCTCGGGATGGTGTTAGTGATTTCAAGTGTTTATTGTTTCAAACGATCTATTCCCAAGTTAAATAGCAAAAGTTCCCCCAATGCTTGTAGAACACTTTGCTAATAAGCACAGCTTGAACAGTGTCTGGATTATTTCAGAACCATATCTTATTTCCAGAGCTGTAGAGTGGAAATCAATGTGTACCTCAGCACAAGGTAATGCATGTTGCTTACACAGCACACTTGTGAGAAAGGAATCTCATGTTATTTATGAACCCAAGCTGATAAAAGCCCTTGAACCCAGCTAGAAGTCATGACTGAACCCCTGTATGCAAACACTGCTATTCCCAGGGCATGTTTATGGCAGGCAGCTGGCTCATCACCATAAAACAATTGAGCAGTGGGCTGAAAGGATGTGAGCAGTGATCCCTCCTGAGGAAAGGCTGTCCTGGTGCTCTGTGACCCACACAtcacagagccagagccaggcagggaagATCAGACAGCAAATGCTCCATCCTATTGGAGTCTAGAGGAGTTTCCCTGAACACAGGACCTGCTCACCCCTCTGCAGTGGAAGGACAGGCTGCCAGAATGTCACTGTACCTGGCTCCGTGGCTGGTGCAAGGTCAAGGTTCAATTCTGCTAAATTTGTCCTGGCAGGTGCAGGTTTTGTTTGGCACAGCCAGGTTGTTGCTCAGATCCCTCCTGTGATCACACACTGCTCTGTGGACAGAGGCCAGTGTCCAGCAGAGTGGCAGCAGATGGGATCAGCCTGTCCTGTGTGCCTGACCTGCCttctgccagcctgggc from Catharus ustulatus isolate bCatUst1 chromosome 11, bCatUst1.pri.v2, whole genome shotgun sequence encodes the following:
- the KCNG4 gene encoding potassium voltage-gated channel subfamily G member 4; the protein is MPILSRGSDQDYSYNSCDSLSHLLPICVETPSVKGVHYQRARRIYRPDQVCAADLKTEIMINVGGIKYLLPWSTLDEFPLTRLSKLKLCSSYEEIIQLCDDYDEDTHEFFFDRNPNAFGMIVSFLAAGKLMLLRDMCALSFQEELRYWGIEESNLENCCFRKLFQKLQELAEIRKEEELRRSKEASCVLDEKTKFGQFMNRLRDMVENPQSGLPGKVFACLSILFVATTAISLCVSTMPDLRAEEDRGECSQKCYYIFVIETICVAWFSLEFCLRFIQARSKCQFFKGPLNIIDFVAISPYYASLIFSEDDSSEEEDRPSSNTYLEKVGLVLRVLRALRILYVMRLARHSLGLQTLGLTVRKCTREFGLLLLFLCVAVTLFSPLVYLAENESGRVLEFTSIPASYWWAIISMTTVGYGDMVPRSVPGQMVALSSILSGILIMSFPATSIFHTFSHSYSELRKEHERLQSRLSRAKNGSCSRESDTFNETDSLVLEGQTSPIKYIYTGN